From Symbiobacterium terraclitae:
GTCAAGCGCCGTCATCCGCCGGGCCCGCTCGGTGTCGCCGTTCACCCAGGCCTCGAGGGCCTCCCGGTTCATCTCCTGCACCCGCTGGGCGAGGCGGGGGATGTCGAAGAGCGACCGCAGGGGGGCCGCGCCGTCGAGCCGGCGGACAACCTTGGCGATGTCGGTGGCGTGGTCGGCCATGCGCTCCAGGTCGGTGACGATCTTGAGCACGGTGCCGATGGTGCGCAGGTCCCGCGCCAGCGGCTGCTGCAGGGCCATCAGCTGGAGGCAGCGCTGCTGGATGTCGATCAGCATCCGGTCGGCCACCTCGTCGCCCTCGATCACGGACTCCGCCAGTCGGCGGTCCATCTTCTGCAGGGCCTGGACGGCCTTCTCGATGGCCTCGTTGACGAAGACCCCCATCCGGAGCAGGTCGCGCTGGAGCGCGGCGATCTGCTGGTCGAACGCAGAGCGGGTGGACATCGGGCGCAGCCTCCTTCCGATCAGCCGAAGCGGCCGGTGATGTAGTCCTCGGTCCGCTGGTCCCGCGGGTTGGTGAAGATGGTCCCGGTCGGGCCGTGCTCGATCAGCTCGCCGGAGAGGAAGAACGCGGTGTAGTCGGAGATGCGGGCGGCCTGCTGCATGTTGTGTGTGACGATGGCGATC
This genomic window contains:
- the phoU gene encoding phosphate signaling complex protein PhoU; translated protein: MSTRSAFDQQIAALQRDLLRMGVFVNEAIEKAVQALQKMDRRLAESVIEGDEVADRMLIDIQQRCLQLMALQQPLARDLRTIGTVLKIVTDLERMADHATDIAKVVRRLDGAAPLRSLFDIPRLAQRVQEMNREALEAWVNGDTERARRMTALDDEVDRLYRKLFDDLLQVMQSDRKMVRTATYLLLVAHYLERIADHATNLGEWTIFQETGELQDLNG